The Persephonella sp. IF05-L8 genome contains a region encoding:
- a CDS encoding peptidylprolyl isomerase, translated as MQKKGKRNMKNRLITLITLLFIGFAPAKDNIQLFDKIVMVVNGYPVLQSELELAMQWFGTTDKKQAAQKLIDQILVAQTAEKYGIRVSPDEINQAILRMAKANGINSIEEFKKKLESQNISFSEFKDLVKRELLVQRYIQIYIRRSMFGGIKEGKEEKLRKIRIIFLSSQKPDFKEKYNLIKEKLTPENFAEMAKKYSDDPLTAEKGGLLGEVKKGDLVSSLDERIWQHKVGDIFEVPDKKGIYFVYIEKEENKMVQQPPKGEEIQKQLKKEFEIQLKKLRQQASIEYLDKSLQ; from the coding sequence ATGCAGAAAAAAGGAAAAAGAAACATGAAAAATAGATTAATAACTCTGATTACATTGCTTTTTATAGGGTTTGCTCCTGCAAAGGATAATATCCAGCTTTTTGACAAAATAGTTATGGTGGTAAACGGATATCCTGTTCTCCAGTCAGAGCTGGAACTGGCAATGCAGTGGTTTGGAACAACAGACAAAAAACAGGCAGCCCAAAAACTAATAGACCAGATACTTGTAGCACAGACAGCTGAAAAATATGGAATAAGAGTTTCCCCAGATGAAATAAATCAGGCAATTCTACGAATGGCAAAAGCAAACGGAATAAACAGTATAGAAGAATTTAAGAAAAAGCTTGAAAGCCAGAATATATCCTTTAGTGAGTTTAAAGACCTTGTAAAAAGAGAACTCCTTGTCCAGAGATACATTCAGATTTATATAAGAAGAAGTATGTTTGGTGGAATTAAAGAAGGCAAGGAAGAAAAACTCAGAAAAATCAGAATAATATTCCTCTCAAGCCAGAAGCCAGATTTTAAAGAAAAATATAATCTGATTAAAGAAAAACTTACTCCTGAAAATTTTGCAGAAATGGCAAAAAAATACTCCGATGACCCTTTAACAGCAGAAAAAGGAGGTTTACTGGGAGAAGTCAAAAAGGGCGACCTGGTATCATCCCTTGATGAAAGAATATGGCAGCACAAAGTAGGGGATATATTTGAAGTACCAGACAAAAAAGGAATTTATTTTGTTTATATTGAAAAAGAAGAAAACAAAATGGTTCAACAACCACCAAAAGGTGAAGAAATTCAAAAACAGCTTAAAAAAGAGTTTGAAATACAGCTTAAAAAGCTCAGACAGCAGGCATCTATAGAGTATTTAGATAAATCTCTACAGTAG